In Oncorhynchus clarkii lewisi isolate Uvic-CL-2024 chromosome 2, UVic_Ocla_1.0, whole genome shotgun sequence, one DNA window encodes the following:
- the LOC139375564 gene encoding troponin I, cardiac muscle-like isoform X2: MLVAEFADKKRERESALNERAPPLKLSGLSVQELQDLCKDLHKKIDIVDEARYDMEIKVGKNDLEIKSLTQKVDEIKGSKKPTLKRVKKSAADALSGAVADTGKMKADFTSGLKKVKKEEEKKEEVTDWRKNVDAMSGMEGRKKLFDAGK; encoded by the exons ATGCTGGTGGCTGAGTTTGCGGACAAGAAACGTGAAAGAGAGAGTGCTCTGAATGAGAGAGCCCCACCCCTCAaactgtctggcctgtctgtgcAGGAGCTACAG GACCTTTGTAAAGACCTACACAAAAAGATTGATATCGTAGATGAGGCACGATATGACATGGAAATCAAAGTGGGGAAAAATGATTTAGAG ATTAAGTCGCTGACCCAGAAGGTCGATGAGATTAAGGGGTCGAAGAAGCCTACTCTGAAGAGGGTGAAAAAGTCTGCCGCCGACGCCTTGTCGGGAGCCGTGGCCGACACTGGCAAAATGAAGGCTGACTTCACATCCGGCCTCAAGAAAGTcaagaaggaagaggagaag AAAGAAGAGGTGACTGACTGGCGTAAGAATGTGGATGCCATGTCTGGCATGGAGGGCAGAAAGAAGCTGTTTGATGCTGGAAAATAA
- the LOC139375564 gene encoding troponin I, cardiac muscle-like isoform X1 → MLVAEFADKKRERESALNERAPPLKLSGLSVQELQIKSLTQKVDEIKGSKKPTLKRVKKSAADALSGAVADTGKMKADFTSGLKKVKKEEEKKEEVTDWRKNVDAMSGMEGRKKLFDAGK, encoded by the exons ATGCTGGTGGCTGAGTTTGCGGACAAGAAACGTGAAAGAGAGAGTGCTCTGAATGAGAGAGCCCCACCCCTCAaactgtctggcctgtctgtgcAGGAGCTACAG ATTAAGTCGCTGACCCAGAAGGTCGATGAGATTAAGGGGTCGAAGAAGCCTACTCTGAAGAGGGTGAAAAAGTCTGCCGCCGACGCCTTGTCGGGAGCCGTGGCCGACACTGGCAAAATGAAGGCTGACTTCACATCCGGCCTCAAGAAAGTcaagaaggaagaggagaag AAAGAAGAGGTGACTGACTGGCGTAAGAATGTGGATGCCATGTCTGGCATGGAGGGCAGAAAGAAGCTGTTTGATGCTGGAAAATAA
- the LOC139378490 gene encoding uncharacterized protein — MWIKDKSCTPNTVIKITNAPVIKITNATVIKITNATVIKITNAPVIKITNSTVIKITNATVTKITNAPVTKITNATVIKITNATVTKITNATVIKITKPPVIKITTPTVIKITTPTVIKITKPPVIKITNATVIKITTPTVIKITTPTVIKITKPPVIKITTPTVIKITTPTVIKITTPYVIKITTPTVIKITTPTVIKITTPTVIKITKPPVIKITTPTVIKITTPTVIKITNAPVITITTPTVIKITNAPVIKITNAPVIKITNATVTKITNATVIKITNAPVIKITNATVTKITNATVTKITNAPVIKITNATVTKITNATVTKITNAPVIKITNATVTKITTATVTKISTVTKISTLIKISTATVIKISTVTKISTLIKISTATVIKISTPTVIKITNAPVIKISTVIKITNATLPF; from the exons ATGTGGATAAAGGACAAG AGCTGCACACCAAACACTGTTATAAAGATCACCAACGCCCCTGTTATAAAGATCACCAACGCCACTGTTATAAAGATCACCAACGCCACTGTTATAAAGATCACCAACGCCCCTGTTATAAAGATCACCAACTCCACTGTTATAAAGATCACCAACGCCACTGTTACAAAGATCACCAACGCCCCTGTTACAAAGATCACCAACGCCACTGTTATAAAGATCACCAACGCCACTGTTACAAAGATCACCAACGCCACTGTTATAAAGATCACCAAACCCCCTGTTATAAAGATCACCACCCCCACTGTTATAAAGATCACCACCCCCACTGTTATAAAGATCACCAAACCCCCTGTTATAAAGATCACCAACGCCACTGTTATAAAGATCACCACCCCCACTGTTATAAAGATCACCACCCCCACTGTTATAAAGATCACCAAACCCCCTGTTATAAAGATCACCACCCCCACTGTTATAAAGATCACCACCCCCACTGTTATAAAGATCACCACCCCCTATGTTATAAAGATCACCACCCCCACTGTTATAAAGATCACCACCCCCACTGTTATAAAGATCACCACCCCCACTGTTATAAAGATCACCAAACCCCCTGTTATAAAGATCACCACCCCCACTGTTATAAAGATCACCACCCCCACTGTTATAAAGATCACCAACGCCCCTGTTATAACGATCACCACCCCCACTGTTATAAAGATCACCAACGCCCCTGTTATAAAGATCACCAACGCCCCTGTTATAAAGATCACCAACGCCACTGTTACAAAGATCACCAACGCCACTGTTATAAAGATCACCAACGCCCCTGTTATAAAGATCACCAACGCCACTGTTACAAAGATCACCAACGCCACTGTTACAAAGATCACCAACGCCCCTGTTATAAAGATCACCAACGCCACTGTTACAAAGATCACCAACGCCACTGTTACAAAGATCACCAACGCCCCTGTTATAAAGATCACCAACGCCACTGTTACAAAGATCACCACCGCCACTGTTACAAAGATCAGCACTGTTACAAAGATCAGCACTCTTATAAAGATCAGCACCGCTACTGTTATAAAGATCAGCACTGTTACAAAGATCAGCACTCTTATAAAGATCAGCACCGCTACTGTTATAAAGATCAGCACCCCCACTGTTATAAAGATCACCAACGCCCCTGTTATAAAGATCAGCACTGTTATAAAGATCACCAACGCCACTCTTCCTTTCTAG
- the LOC139378496 gene encoding interleukin-17 receptor A-like: protein MDLYCVWLIIFGLTLTSTLRILEWPPLNCTQLDLQCSVQINNCSDEGWIIPRHQAPNGPLWHSGSQQHVFVRRGESGDLLPVMSLSWSLQINGGVINGTSGTEVHVTEEDSNKSICVRYIFHNKIQNMMINWKPWTFSLDRVVVDPENKYSVSIYNLPKPDLGNYRLDKIFTIPGCMDPRIKAAKVCLENGSLWDPQLSWTVSVDGGERLIITVGFNTAEFSDEYQISIQNTQHSQHVMRHDFFNSLQFPFQENRTSLNVTFELDVWQLPPCDMLIVIQPFFIRCKSNCLHHQTKCNYCSYYQRPPTYSRSLIIKVILGLIMAGGFLTYLLQKTSHTDPGSQLLTTPRGELEGVQIQERKRKVLIIYSLDHPLYIEIVLKLCAFLMAKCGIEVVLDLLDSARLGIVGSVQWLDWQREQIVKSSDKILILCSRGVRAKWRAMCDGAETRVILREDVRSPMGDMLTPALSLLVPSFVRSGTFQNYMVAYFEDVCSEEDVPSPFNIIVRYKLMKHFEELFFRLLDKEKHEPGRVNRIEGITEDEYFQCPSGKALREAVEAFHAYQLEHPNWFEDELVKDTDADVEVEEPSLEHHAIEQPTESPLTIRQSVPECIEDGPSSPINDVTPSERDHTVYSATLHMTEGLNESKPFPLSAHTHIYVSHPAEQDGSCNSVLVGWYPSVSTLKEGTAV from the exons ATGGACCTGTACTGTGTTTGGTTGATCATCTTTGGACTGACTCTGACGTCAACTCTCAGGATTCTGGAATGGCCACCCCTGAACTGCACACAACTG GATCTTCAATGCAGCGTTCAAATTA ATAACTGTTCAGACGAGGGCTGGATTATACCCAGACACCAGGCGCCTAACGGTCCTCTGTGGCACTCAGGTTCACAGCAGCATGTGTttgtgaggagaggggagagtggtgATCTGCTACCCGTGATGTCTCTGAGCTGGAGCCTTCAGATCAATG GAGGTGTAATCAATGGGACCAGTGGGACCGAGGTGCACGTCACTGAAGAGGACAGTAATAAAAGCATATGTGTCCGATACATCTTCcataacaaaatacaaaacatgaTGATTAATTGGAAGCCG TGGACATTTTCCTTGGACAGAGTTGTGGTGGACCCCGAAAACAAGTATTCTGTTTCCATCTACAACTTACCAAAACCAGACCTGGGGAATTACAGACTTGACAAAATCTTTACAATCCCAG GATGCATGGATCCAAGAATAAAAGCAGCCAAGGTGTGTTTGGAAAACG GCAGTCTTTGGGATCCCCAGTTGTCCTGGACTGTGTCagtggatggaggagagagactgatcaTCACAGTGGGTTTTAATACAGCTGAGTTCTCTGACGAATACCAGATATCCATCCAGAACACTCAACACTCACAGCATGTCATGAGG CATGATTTCTTCAATTCCCTTCAATTCCCGTTTCAGGAGAATAGAACATCATTGAATGTGACTTTTGAACTGGATGTATGGCAGCTGCCTCCATGTGACATGCTAATTGTG aTTCAGCCATTTTTTATACGGTGCAAGAGCAACTGTTTACATCATCAGACAAAGTGTAACTACTGCTCCT acTATCAAAGGCCTCCCACTTACAGCCGATCTTTGATAATAAAAGTAATCCTGGGGCTAATCATGGCTGGTGGTTTCCTGACTTATTTGCTGCAAAAAACATCCCATACAG ATCCAGGAAGCCAGCTCCTGACCACGCCCAGAGGTGAACTGGAGGGAGTCCAAAtacaagagagaaaaagaaaagtcCTCATCATCTACTCTCTGGACCATCCTCTGTATATAGAGATCGTCCTGAAGCTCTGTGCTTTCCTCATGGCTAAGTGTGGCATAGAG GTGGTGCTGGACCTGCTGGACTCTGCCCGGCTGGGCATTGTGGGTAGTGTCCAGTGGCTGGACTGGCAGAGGGAACAGATTGTTAAATCCTCAGACAAGATCCTAATCCTGTGTTCACGAGGGGTAAGGGCCAAATGGAGAGCAATGTGTGATGGTGCCGAAACCCGGGTGATCCTGAGAGAGGATGTACGTTCCCCCATGGGGGACATGCTCACCCCTGCGCTCAGCCTCCTGGTGCCCAGCTTTGTGAGATCTGGAACGTTCCAGAACTACATGGTGGCTTACTTTGAGGACGTTTGTTCCGAGGAGGATGTTCCGTCTCCGTTTAACATCATAGTGAG GTACAAACTCATGAAGCATTTTGAGGAGCTCTTCTTCAGGCTCCTGGATAAAGAGAAACATGAGCCAGGGCGAGTGAATCGCATTGAAGGCATCACCGAGGACGAGTATTTTCAATGTCCCTCAGGGAAAGCATTGCGGGAGGCAGTGGAGGCTTTCCATGCCTATCAGCTGGAGCATCCAAACTGGTTTGAGGATGAACTAGTAAAGGACACAGATGCGGACGTGGAAGTGGAGGAACCTTCCCTGGAGCATCATGCTATAGAACAACCAACTGAGAGCCCCCTCACCATCAGAcagagtgtgccagagtgcataGAAGATGGACCTTCCTCTCCCATCAATGATGTGACACCGTCAGAGAGGGATCACACGGTGTACTCTGCAACCCTTCACATGACAGAGGGACTCAATGAATCCAAACCATTTCCTCTCtcggcgcacacacacatatatgtttCCCATCCAGCTGAGCAAGATGGGTCCTGTAACTCTGTCTTGGTAGGTTGGTATCCCTCTGTCAGCACACTTAAAGAAGGAACAGCAGTGTAA